In the genome of Malania oleifera isolate guangnan ecotype guangnan chromosome 5, ASM2987363v1, whole genome shotgun sequence, the window GCGTCGTCGCGGAACTTGGCGTGGAGGAAGGGGACGGTGAGGAGGATGTACTTGAGGAGGTACTGGGAGTTGTCGTCGACGACAGGGACGGGGAGGAGGTGGTCGGAGCGAGTGGTCCACTTGGAGAAGGAGGAGTGAGGGGAGTAAATGGGGTAGCAGCCGCCGGTGACTGTGGAGGGGTCGGCGGGCCACCGGCAGGAGGACTGGTTTTGGAGGATGGCGGAGACGGTTTGGGAGTAGTGGGTGTCTTCTTGTGTCAATTCGTCCATTGGGGGAGGGGTAACTGTGGAATAAGAAAAAGTGCACATCAGAGccttaattaattattaagaTAACATTCACAATTTCACATTATCTTTTATTAATATAACTACCTCATTGTTTAGAACATTTATAAAAATTTACATTTATCTTattttccctcttttttttttttttttttatcaaaatatgAGTATTTATAAATCAATAATAGGCATGTGAGCTATATACtactttaaattaagaaattttcaaaaaatttagaagacaaaatatataacatattaaCATCAGATGCAAAGAATTTGAATGAAGTATGAAAGAAAgtacttattatttttttttaattttaaatagcaaatgcaatattattattattattattattattattattattattattattattattattatttattgcttTGTTCCCTGATTGTacaagtatcataataataataataaaaaaaaaagaaaaaacaaaactaAGAACAGCTGTAAAATGGGAAATTCCTTTTCTGCTAGCTGTAGCTAGATTTGTAAAAGAAAGCCCATTGATTATGATCACAACGTAGGTTGTAAGTATGATCTAAGCGGCTCAATTTGTCAAATCATACCAAACGCAGTAAAAAATGGCATCACTTACTTTTTAATTTCTTGGCTTTATATTATGCATGGTAAAACGTTCCAacaagaccaaaaaaaaaaaaaaaaaaaaaaaaaaagaagaggaaaattCAAGTCCTTTCAACCCAACTAATTTTTCTCTTTATCTTTTTTAGGTATATGCTTTTCTTTCTAAAAAATTCAATCATATATGTTGAAATATGTTACAAGATACAACCGTAATCACATTTTCTACTATGCGAAAATGTCTACTACTTACTAGGTAAAGAAGGGATTTATATCTATcttagaaaacataaaatatgGATAAAGCTGGAGGATTCAAATCCAAAACAATTTGAAATGTAAATATAGGAGAGCTCATAGTTAaacttattttaattaatataaggCATTCATATTTAGTTAAGAGAGATAGAGCTGATATGGTAATGAGGACTTCCTATCAGGACTTAATATCAGAGATAGAGCTGACATAGAGCAtatatgggtatgtatgtatgtatgtatgtatgtatgtatgtatgttaatatatatatatatgcatgcatgtttATTTCCACTAGTTTACCCAGCGAGACTGTCCTCCTGTTAAgcactgcatgcatgataggatctGGCAGACTAAAGAAGTTGCATGGGAAGGAAGGTACGTACGAAACTACCTACGTACTTGCAGAATTAATGGGGAGTAGATGAGAAGGTGCAGTGGAAGCAAGATTTCTGGAGGAGTCCATGTGCATGGTCTGCATGGACTGAACTCTGAACCCCCCTCTCCCGGCCACGACCATGCATTTCCTCTCCAAAGGTGACTGAGCTCAGACCATCTATAGCTACCTACTGGGGCTACCTAGCTATGGCTCCCATCTTTTATCAAATTGCTCAGTAAAGATGGATGGGTGGACTGACTGATCTATCAAATCATATACGTACTTCTTGTTTTTTTTGAGTAAGTTTCTTTAATTTGGTAGGTTGATTTGGTACTTGGATGTAGTACTGCACTACTGGGTGGTTCATTAGTACCCTACACTCAAGGACAATGCTACGACATTTATGTATGATCAGACTAGAGGgcattattttatgtataaatATTCATCTGCACGTACAAATACCTTATACaattgcattatatatatatatatatatatatatatatatatatattttataagtGCACGGGATGTGCTTGAAGTTTTTTAATTAATCATATTTCGTTATGCAGACATAAATTAATTATAGATAAGCTAGCTAGTTATCTCTACAACATATAATACATGCGCTAAATCTTACACACATTAAATCTTGTTAGTGGTGTGCCTTTAAGTATAGAtttcatataaatttttaatcatattaaaactaactttcatttttgataatgtttaatatagaaggaaaataaataatgacttttccccttatttttttttgctttttttcttttttttttttaaagtaaaattcttgatccaaaccaATCCTAAAATTAtctatttaaatatcaagatttTCTGTTAATTGAAAAGTCCCAACTCTCAAGATTGGAACTCAATTGAGCAACTCTAATTGTATGTATAATGTGATTATCATTTTTCAAGTTTGAATGAGTATTTTTCTTTTTCCGAGTTTAAAGAATTTACCTGAAGGTGGGGGTTGAAGACAACCGGTGCTCAAAGGGTCCTGCATCAATGGCCACCTCCTAGATGATTCAGCTCTATATGAGTCAGCCTGGCGCTGATGCATGTTGGTCATGTTCCCTGATTGGCTCACTGTAAGCATGTGAAAATCCGAGTCCAAATTATTTGATCCATCCTCCGGTGACCCGAATCGGATATCCTCCGACATCTCTAGCTGCATGAGCTCGCTCGGTTCAGCCGCCGCCGCTTGAGCCGCAACCTGCACCACTTCCCGACCATCCAGCTGGGGGTTCTGACCTGCGGCCGCCGCCACAGGAATAGGTTGAGCATTCCCTACCGCTTCGGATTCGGAATcgccttcttcttcctcctcctcctcttcttcttcctcctcctcctcttcctcttcttcttcgtcGTCGTCTTCTTCTTGATTGACATTGGCCGGCGGGTGGGCCGCCGTGTACATGGCGAGGAGTGGCGGCGGAGAGAAGCGAGGGTGGCCGGAGGATGAGGTGGGATTAGAAGTTGAGTGCTCGGAGAGGGCTGGCTTCGGAGAGGGATTGTGGTGGTCTGCAGTGAAGAAGCTCTTTACATGTTGGATAAATCCCGCGTCCTCCTGAACCTGCATTCATATTAATTATTCATAATTGTTACCATGGTTAATTAATTAGACCTCAACTGCAAAGCTTTCCAAAACCGACAGAGTCATTCTTTTTCCCATTCAGGAAAAATTAACGCAAGATTCTCTATAAAATTTCCATCACTAAGTGATAATTTGTTGTAATGAATTCGCCCTTTCAAGATATATATGATGAAGTATGCAACATCGGTGTGATCATAAAAGAAAACCTAAAAAgaaataatttaaggttttaGTTCAGTTACCCTATCCGTGGTGCCGAGTTCTACAACACCATCTAATAGAGGAATGCATACCACAGTCTGCAACATCACACATGACAAAAAAGAGTTAACTTGCGTTATTTCAAGTTGATTCAACTAGGTGTAGCCAAATTTACCTGTATGCGAGCGCTCTGGTGGGCAATCGAGTGAATTGATAGGAGGGAGAGggacagagagagagaagatagcTTGTTAGTGAATTTGATCAGTGAAGCTAAGACTGATGTGATTTATAGAAACTGGCAATAATTAAGACaataaataacataaaaaaataacaataacacTGATGATCATCTACAATTTGATTAACCACATTAATGATTTTTCTAGAGAATAAGATTGATGTAATTTATAGAAATTGGCGATAATTAAGAAGATAAATaacacaaaaaaataataacactAATGATCATCTACATTGTGTTTAACCACATTAATGATTTTGCCAGAGGAAGTAGAATATTGAAACATAATCTTACATAAGTGCCTTATGAGATGGCTTGGCAACACTTCTTTGGCACAAAGCATTCTCCATTAAAAAAAGAACATGCATGCATCAACTATTTAGAGAGGGCTAGCTACTTCTCAAGCCTCAAAGCATTCGTTGGGtggctcaaaaataatttttttttgttgaaaatttcaGTTATTTAGTTTAGAATTATGGAGAAGAATTATATCTTGAAGACGTTTACATACTCATTAAATTGCCATAAAGAAAGAGGATTGGCTACTATTCTCCCAACTGTTTTGCCTATTACAGGGAGGCTCTTCAGATACCAAATTATTCGAAAAATATTGACAGACTATATTAGATCGATTAACAATCTAATTAAATATCATCTCATATATGTTATCACTAGCAATTTGCATCATGTGTAATGTGTGTTGTgctatatatattcttttttttttggataacccAGAATTCCAATCTGGACAAGTCAGGACCCACCTAAACGGCACCAAACCGGAAGATGAAAATGTTGTTGCCCGCTCATTCATGTATCTTTAGTAATTCACAAGGTAAACCACAAGTGGGGGACTTTGGGATCACCAAAGTCCAACTTTGCCCTCACCACTTGAACAAATCCAATTAGGCTACGAAAGAATATTTTAATTAGTAGATGATCATATTAATGTCTAATTAATGGGACATACCTTTGCAAGAATAGCTCTTGAAAACACTTTGCTGTCCACTTCATTTGCACCCGTAAGCCACACATGCTGCCTCTTTGCATATGCCTTTCCTGGTACCCTACAgatatataaatatctcattaGCCCccttatttataattaaaattattatagcTGTTTATTCATAAGAGCTCACTTCATCAATTTATCTATTCTGGTCTGCGTTTATATATGGTGGGGATAATAATTAATTACAAACACGTAAGCATGGACTACGAGGGATGCATGCATGATTTTGGCTGCTAGAACTAAAATAACATACAACCACAACAACAACTTACAACATATATCAGAGGATAAATTATACCGGAGACACTATTCTTCTATATTGTCCATGCACTTATTTTTTAGACGTGAAACATATAAAAATGGGTCTCACACTGCTCGTATTTAGAAAACTTGCACATAGATACATAGAGGGCTAGGTTTCTATATATAATTTCTCATAGTGAAGCATTCGTAGTTTGCTTTCAAATCACATTCTAACTATGGGTTCGTTTAATACAACAATGTTAACCCAACGGGCTTGTGCATGAGAGAGGTGTTTCACACGATAAAAATTATTGTtctccaaataaataataatgtcaAATTAAACAATGTAGCAAGAGAAATGAAAACTATCCTTAGTAGAGATACCTCTTACTAGTTTCACTAGAAAATACAATATCTGATTTCTTAAAAGTACTAAATTAGATCAAACCAACTAACTGATTAAGGGGACAAATATTATATGTTCTATTTGTCAACAAATAGGCTAGTCCCATATCATATTAGCTTAATTAGTATAACTACATGCTTCCTAGATTCACCTAAAAACTTAAATCGTTAGGTTAGACTGCAACTAGCTTGAATGATTTAAACATGATCTTTTGCTAATACGGGCTCTTGAAAATTCACTGAAGAGTGGATAGAGCGTAAGTGAACTCTATTTATTTGTCCTataacttttaattttatttagaaGAGTGGGATACGCGTAATTACATCTAAATTTTGAATCTTTTGGCAGTAAAGATCCTGAGATACTATATGTTAAAAGAAACAATTGACTTGAAAGTTCAAATTTGTTTGTATAGGGAAAGTTTCGAGGGAGGGGACAGAAAAAGCACAGGATGGAGTCACGGAGCTCCAgaaacaaacacacacacacacacacatatatatatatatatatatatatagagagagagagagagagagagagagagagagagagagagagagagagaaagagagatgttGCACCTACACTTCAATCCTAGAACAACGAATTGAGCCAAACTTATCgttgaatatttgttaaggagATTATTAATGAATCACCCAAAATAAAAGTTCCCACCTAACACATATATATAGGCCGAGGTAAAAGCTGGAAGCCACGATCCACAGGTCCAATATTGGCAGGTAGATACATAATATAGCCGCTAGGTTTTGTCTTCCACACACATGCAATGCAACGCAAATTAAGGAGAGGTCACTGCACAGTCCTTCTGCACCTCACATTTTTGCAATACATGAGGTCCTTGATCAGATCTGAACCCTCCCCCATTCCCCCTACTGCATGTTAACCGTCCTAACACTTCCCCTCTCATTTACTATTTTTTCGTTTTGTGTACCGTATACAGTCACatgtacagagagagagagagagagagagagagagagagagagattggtcCATTTTATCTTTTTGCTAGCTAGCTAGTGTCGTCATAAATTAATTAAATCGTTTTAATCGGATGTTTTACTATCTTAGTTATGAACTTCCacaaaatctagagagagagagagagagagagagagagagagagagagatgataattaatttaatttgtcTGTGACATTTTGGAGAAGAACCATAATTAAAAAGAAGCACTTAATTTGTACAAATGGAGAGATGACAGCACTATACTTACCCCATGCCAggagggaaagagaaggagacacACATGAGATAAAACCACTCGGACTCCGTCAAGTCCTCCGGCGACAAGGCTGCCGACGGCCTCCGTGGCGGCTGGTTGGTCTCTCCAGCCGACAACGACTCGTAAAGCTCCCTCAGCTGCTGGCTCCTTTGCAGCGACGCCTCCTCCGCACTCACCTCCATCGGCTGCACCGTTTTCCTCGTCTTGATCGCTCCATTGTAGTATCCATCTCCCCACACTAATATCCTGCATCATATGCTAGCTCAATCATTTGAATTGCATAATTCCAAATCTACAAAATTAATTAATTCtgaattcttgaatttgaaacTTCTCCCATTCATCTAAACTCGCATAAATTCAAATTCCGAACATAAAATTGATGTTCTAAACAAATGGGAAGTGAAATTAAAGAAATGGGGTTTGATTAAAGTTAATTAAATTATTACCCTTGTTGTGGACAGAACTGCCAGAAGAGACTGTAAGTCCACTGAACCGCCTGCACCGCCGTCTGCAGC includes:
- the LOC131156711 gene encoding transcription factor BHLH42 isoform X1 produces the protein MAAPPGSRLQTMLQTAVQAVQWTYSLFWQFCPQQGILVWGDGYYNGAIKTRKTVQPMEVSAEEASLQRSQQLRELYESLSAGETNQPPRRPSAALSPEDLTESEWFYLMCVSFSFPPGMGVPGKAYAKRQHVWLTGANEVDSKVFSRAILAKSARIQTVVCIPLLDGVVELGTTDRVQEDAGFIQHVKSFFTADHHNPSPKPALSEHSTSNPTSSSGHPRFSPPPLLAMYTAAHPPANVNQEEDDDEEEEEEEEEEEEEEEEEEEGDSESEAVGNAQPIPVAAAAGQNPQLDGREVVQVAAQAAAAEPSELMQLEMSEDIRFGSPEDGSNNLDSDFHMLTVSQSGNMTNMHQRQADSYRAESSRRWPLMQDPLSTGCLQPPPSVTPPPMDELTQEDTHYSQTVSAILQNQSSCRWPADPSTVTGGCYPIYSPHSSFSKWTTRSDHLLPVPVVDDNSQYLLKYILLTVPFLHAKFRDDASPKSRDGDASPAAAAARFRKGTPQEELSANHVLAERRRREKLNERFIILRSLVPFVTKMDKASILGDTIEYVKQLRRKIQDLEARTRQMDSDQRSRSGGDPQKTGSSLKSGVTGSDRARGVPGSDKRKLRIVEGNGGGAKPKAVETPTPLPPPPPLPSPTAMGSTTVEVSIIERDALLELQCVYREGLLLDIMQMLRELRVEVTAVQSSLNNGVFVAEMRAKVKENVNGKRASIVEVKRAINQIIPLDS
- the LOC131156711 gene encoding transcription factor BHLH42 isoform X2 is translated as MAAPPGSRLQTMLQTAVQAVQWTYSLFWQFCPQQGILVWGDGYYNGAIKTRKTVQPMEVSAEEASLQRSQQLRELYESLSAGETNQPPRRPSAALSPEDLTESEWFYLMCVSFSFPPGMGVPGKAYAKRQHVWLTGANEVDSKVFSRAILAKTVVCIPLLDGVVELGTTDRVQEDAGFIQHVKSFFTADHHNPSPKPALSEHSTSNPTSSSGHPRFSPPPLLAMYTAAHPPANVNQEEDDDEEEEEEEEEEEEEEEEEEEGDSESEAVGNAQPIPVAAAAGQNPQLDGREVVQVAAQAAAAEPSELMQLEMSEDIRFGSPEDGSNNLDSDFHMLTVSQSGNMTNMHQRQADSYRAESSRRWPLMQDPLSTGCLQPPPSVTPPPMDELTQEDTHYSQTVSAILQNQSSCRWPADPSTVTGGCYPIYSPHSSFSKWTTRSDHLLPVPVVDDNSQYLLKYILLTVPFLHAKFRDDASPKSRDGDASPAAAAARFRKGTPQEELSANHVLAERRRREKLNERFIILRSLVPFVTKMDKASILGDTIEYVKQLRRKIQDLEARTRQMDSDQRSRSGGDPQKTGSSLKSGVTGSDRARGVPGSDKRKLRIVEGNGGGAKPKAVETPTPLPPPPPLPSPTAMGSTTVEVSIIERDALLELQCVYREGLLLDIMQMLRELRVEVTAVQSSLNNGVFVAEMRAKVKENVNGKRASIVEVKRAINQIIPLDS